The region tctaaatacggatgtatcaagtcacgttttagtattagatacatccgtatctagacaaatctaagacaagaattatgGGACGGAGGGTGTATATAACAGTGAAGTTACAATGCAACGTGAAGGCTCACCAACACATTCAGTAAAAACCTAGAGACATAATTCAAGTTGGAAAAAATGACTTTCATTTGCAGGAAACGTGTACAGCTTACTTACAATGAAAAAGCCACCTTGAAATACTGCAAAAGCCATACCAGTTGTAATTGCATTAACAACTGGGTTTGGGGTTCCCATTCCACTCACAATGGAGAACAGAGCGCCAGAACCAAACGCTGCTGCCATGCTATATAAAAGAGTGCTGGTCAATCATACAGTTGGAAATATATACGAAATATGTTTATCTTATTAACAATTGGTCCGCTGAATTTGTAACGCCCAACATGATTGACTGAAAGGACGAAGGGTGTGATATCACTTTCCGTTTTCCTTGTATTTACTATTGCTGAAGTCCCTAGGATGTCAAGTCCATCTTACAATTTGTCGTTGTTATGCTGTTTATAGCTCATAAGATAATCATGAACATATTAGAGCAACCATATGAGATCCATCATGtaggaaatactccctccgttccaaaatagatgactcaactttgtactaactttagtacaaagttagtataaagttgggtcatctattttggaacggagggagtagttatcaaCTAACGGTGGGGATCACTGAAGAGACCCTGACGTTGCTTCAGCAATTACCAAACTTAAAGAGTGGTAAAAGGCAACCGAAATGGAAATGAAGAGTCGAGTAGTGGTGTATTGCTGAGTTCAATCCTACCCTGCATGGAGGCGGCTGTCCAGCATGATTGTAAGGATATTATTTGCTATTACTCAATACAACACCACACTAAAATAATtagttatcaattgcctaacaAAGTCATTTTGAGGGTTCCATTTAACTGATAATTTAGCAGCAACACTGCCAGATAATGGTTAGTACAGATATTATCTTTAATGGCTTACACAAACatcaggtagaacaaatactcttcgGAACCAAACATTCTTTATATCCTAGCCAGCTGATATGCAACTGACCAGTAGCTAAGAAAGAAAGGAGAACATCTTATGCGAACACAATAAGATGCACCTATTCTGTCGAATGTATTGTTGGCTCCCTGTTACTTGCAAATATTCAAATAACAAGAAACAAGAAGTTATGAACCCTCACCTGCCCTGGACATCCTCCACTCCTCGTACCCTTCTCATAACACAAGATATGCCTGCGTTTGCACCAGTCATGACTGCAAAATTTCGAGCTTGCACCAGTGGCCCACCTGCCAAAGCCTATAATCCAAAAAAGATACCATTAACCTGAAGGATTAGAGGATGACTGGATTTTGCATTAACCAGGATAATGTTGTACTTGGTACATGATCGACAGAATGTAATCGTTGTCTTTGCATATTCTTAGTTTCTAAGTATATGCCAGACATCCTTAAGGACCAATAAAGACTTTGCTGCACTAAGACTAAAGGAGGAGTGATGATTGCTTTAAGAAACGAGAAAGGAAAAGCCATGTCTACGAAAAGGAAACGCCATCACATGCGTATAGTAAGTACTACGTACTAGCTATCTTGATTTGATCTTTAACAAATTTGGCTTGATTCCAAATGACAAATCCACCAATCTCAAGTCTAAAGTCGAACAAAAGAACCTTGATACTGTTGATGTTTTAAGTATTATATGAGCAAGGGGTCACTTGCTTTATGTTCTAGTAAATATCCCAGAAAATTACCAAAAATGATGGTCTCCAGGTAAATCTGTAGCGGAAGGATTGATATACATGGGCGAGGAGGAGACCTGCGCTTGCTTGAAGGTGGCCATGGCCTTGGGGTCGAGACCGGGAGGCGGCTGTGGCACGGGGAGCCCCGCCCCTCCTTCGGGCGCAAAGGTGCCCATGAGCCCGCCGAGCGCGCCGCCCTGCACAGCCCCAAACGCCGTGGTGACGGCGGCCTCGATGTGGGTGGGCTGCTTCGCCATCCACTCGCGCACCCCGACCTCCAGCGACCTGAAGCGGTCGGTCAGCTCGGCCAGCGGGTTGGCCCCGCCGCGCGACGCCGACTGCGCCGCCGTAGTCGACGAGGAGGCCATCACCACCAGCGGGCGCCTCTTCTGCCCCATCCCTTCCATCCGGCCGTTCGGGTGTTTCGAGAGGAGGAAGAGATAGCGGAAGGTTTGTTTATCCCCTCCCTCGGATGCTCCGCTAATATTTCTCTCCAGTTGGTCGACCACCAACCCCAAACCCCTCTCGTGGATCATATGGGCCAGTTTTTCTGGGCCGTCGCTTCGTCGAGATCTGCGCAAAACACAAGTACATGTAAACTCGCCAAGCCTCTTTGCGATGCTCGCCGAAAAAACAAATTTGCGATGCTCGTCGAAATCGCTAGTTTTTTTTCCACAGGAGGATGTATCCCCTCTGCACCTGGACGATGGGTGCAGCCATTCTATTAATTATTCACGAACCCCTTACAAGGTAATACATCAGTAACACTGAAGTCATCATCTTGGCAACACATATCGCTATTCCTATCCCCAtgatgaaggggtgccgaatgtccgagcctaataccaaacagacatcgcaccaacaCCTAACATCTAATGTCGGATGCTCCATCCAAGCCACAATACCTGCATTGGATTACACACTGGTCCGGCGCACTTTCAGTGAGCATCACATGCACACGCCGCAAGGGCCGTCACCTCCTTCATCCGTTGATCCATACTCAGATGAGATACTGAGCATCGACCTTGCCAGACATCTCTGCACTAGTCAGGGCACTCTTACTAGTGCCTTCACTTCATGAAAACAAAGAAGGGTAAATCTATTCTCATTGTGCTCCCAAGTTGGAtatatgatgaaagcatatgattGAGTCGAGTGGACTTACTTAGAAGCTATTATGAAGAAAATTGGTTTGGCCCCAGTTTTGTACGACTCATTATGAAGGGAGTCACGATGGTCTCGTTCTCTGTTTTGTTTAATGGTGCATCATCAAGAGAGTTTACCCCCAACTCGAGGCATTAGACAAGGGGATCCCATCCCCCTATTTGTTCCTGCTCGCAGCTGAGGGTCTTATGTCTTTTGAAGAGAGAGGAGGGGATCTCCATTGGAGTGAAAGTGGCTCGGGCGGCACATGTGGTTAATCACCTTCTTTTCGCAGATGATAGTATCTTGTTCATGAGGGCTTCGGTGGAAGGGGCCACATGGATAAGGGATGTGGTGCAGCAATATTGTGATGCTTCGGGTCAACGTGTTAACTCGGCAAAATCTTCAATCTACTTCGGTAAGGGCTGCCCAGAAACTAGTAGATAGGAGATTAAGCAAATTCTTGGGGTAGTGAATGAGACCCTCAATGAGAGATACTTGGGGCTTCCATCTGATGTTGGGCACCAAAAGAATGGAGTCTTTTCATATTTAAAGGATCGTGTGTGGAAACGAGTGCAAGGTTGGATTGAAAAAACTCTTACTGCTACCGGAAAAGAAGTGCTTATAAAATCTATAGCTCAAGATGTTCCAACATACTCAATGTCTTGTTTTAAATTGCTAAGAGGACTATGCCAACATATCACATATCTTATTCGGAATTTCTGATGGGGTAGGAAGAAGGGAGAAAGTAAGAAGGCATGGGTCTCGTGGGACTCCATGATTATGCCAAAGTATATGTGAGGTTTAGGCTTCCGAGATATCGAGATATTTAATTTGTGCCTGCTTGCCAAACATGCGTGGCGGCTTCTGCAAGACCCGTGCTCACTTGGTGCAAGAATCTTGAAGGCTCGCTACTACCCTAACAACACTTTTCTCGATGCCGAGCTTGGTAGCAAGCCGTCGCAAATATGGAGGAGTATATGCGAGGGGCATGACGTTATTATGCAAGGTCTGATCAGGAGGATCGGTGATGGTGCAGCGACGTGGGTAATGCAAGACAACTAGATACCACATGATCACCTTCTTAGGCTGGTTTGCATGCAATCACAAAATCCTCCGGAGTGGGTCTCTGAGCTGATTGAGCCAGCCACAAGGAGTTGGGATATGAACAAGCAGCAAGCACATTTCTTGCCAATGGATGTTGAGGCCATCCAGTGCATACCGACCAGTCACGTACAACAAGATGACTTTTGGGCTTGGCATTTTGAAAAAAGTGGAGTGTTCTCGGTGTGATTAGCTTATAGAATGATAATGGAGATAAAAAGAAGGCGAGAAACATGGATTGATAAAATTCCACAAGCATCAAATGTGGCAGAAGAGCAATGAGGGTGGAAGAGATTATGGGGTGCAAAATTACCACCCAAGATTTGGATGTTTGCATGGTGCCTAGCTCGGCCGTCACTGCCCACGGGGGAGGTTCGACACCATCGCCACATGATTACGATGGCTTCATGTTATTTTTGTAGTGTATCAATTAATTCATGGATGCATTATTTAATGGAGTGTAATATGGCACAATGTGTCTAGGCGATATCTGACCAAGAACTGTATGTTGCAATTAAAGCAGATGAAACACAAGATGATAAACTATGGCTATTTGAGTTGAGCAAGAAGCTGAACAGTGAGAACTACGCAAGGGTACTAGTGATGTTAttataggagatatgccctagaggcaacaataacggTTATTATTTATCTCCATGTTTATAATTAAGTTTCTATTCCGTGCTATAACTGATATGGTTCTTGAGTCTACAATAACCACGAGGCTTggaggaaaactcatatgcacgtgtggaataataaacggtaaaatgtattcctagtcaagcctctaagactagcttaagtgttgcatgatgattaaattttcctaatcatgggcatgtctatgcc is a window of Triticum dicoccoides isolate Atlit2015 ecotype Zavitan chromosome 2B, WEW_v2.0, whole genome shotgun sequence DNA encoding:
- the LOC119364176 gene encoding chloroplastic import inner membrane translocase subunit HP30-2-like produces the protein MEGMGQKRRPLVVMASSSTTAAQSASRGGANPLAELTDRFRSLEVGVREWMAKQPTHIEAAVTTAFGAVQGGALGGLMGTFAPEGGAGLPVPQPPPGLDPKAMATFKQAQALAGGPLVQARNFAVMTGANAGISCVMRRVRGVEDVQGSMAAAFGSGALFSIVSGMGTPNPVVNAITTGMAFAVFQGGFFIVGQKFSKTKTHNEDMNYSRGRNMLNQLGLQNYEKNFKKGLLTDETLPLLNESALRDVNIPPGPRLVILEHIKREPGLTKSN